The Anabaena sphaerica FACHB-251 nucleotide sequence CTCAATCATTCCCTGTGACTGGTGGAGAAACTCAAGCATTAGATATTGTCTCCAGTGCTTTAGAACTATCTCGTGCCACCGTTAAATCGTGGAATTTAGTTTGGCAAGTTACCCTAGACCCCTCATCTCTTTTATGGTACGGCTTGGTTAAATTAGGTATCACCTTGGGAGCAGCTAGTATTTTGTTTGTTGCACTGACGACTGGCAAAGAAATTATTGAGAAACAATCTTGGTCGGAATTAGCAGCTATTTTTGTTTGGCCACTGATAATTATGATATTTCTTGGTGGTAACGGTAATTTTCTAGCTAAAACCATTATTTTCATCCGAGGCTTTGCTTATAATCAAGTGCAAAATGTGTTGAGAATTCAAGTTAGTGAATTAACATTTAAGTCTGCAATTGCTAATATAACTATTAGCAGTATTGCTAGACAACAGCTAGAAAATCTTTACAGTGAATGTCAGGGACAAGTTGGAGAAGAGTTAATTGAATGCTGGGATTCAAAACGAGAACAAGCCCAAGCTATTATTACCGCAGCTGAAGAGAAAGCTAAATCTCCACTTCAACCATTGCGAGATTTTGGTAGTTTTCTCTGGAGTAGAACTTTACCTGGTCAAATTGGTACTGCTGTTCAATTTGTCAATGACCCAGGTAGTGTGTTTCGAGATACGGCTATTCCCATTATTCGCTTAATTCTTTATGCTCTGCAATGGGGATTTGTCAACATTTTAGAAGCAGCATTATTACTAACTGCTTTATTTGCACCAATAGCAGTAGGTTTATCACTTTTACCATTACAAGGTCGTCCTATTTGGGCTTGGTTAACTGGGTTTATTTCTCTGTTTGGAGTTCAACTGGGATATAACATTTTAGTCGGTTTAACAGCTGTTGTCTTAGTTAAATCAGGTGCAGCATTAGCATCTGATGTGGCTTTCATGTTTTTCTTGAGTATCTTTTCTCCAATTTTGGCAGTATTGATAGCTGGAGGTGGAGGAATGGCAATTTATAACGGTATTTCTGCCAACATTAAAGGCTTAATTGATGTCTTTAGCAGTGCTATTGGTACTGCAACTAGCGTTGCTTTGCTTCGCAGGAGTTAATACTAATTACTTGGAAGGCATAATTTTTTAGTTGTATTTAGCTGTAATTAGCAGGAGAATATAATGAGAAAGAATCATCAATTGATAATTAACAATTGTTTACAGCACTTTGCTCAACTGTTTGGTATAAAACGAAATCGCATAACCCCTGCTGCATAAACATTTTGGACATTTAAGTGTGGCACTTTAACAAGAAAAATGCTGTAATTCCAAAAGTGTTGAATCTTGCAACAAAAGTTTACAATCTTTGTATTTTAGTATTTTACCCAGCAATTAAACTGAGATAGCTATGCAAATCAAACGACTGCAATCACCACTATTACCAGAATCCAAAAATTTATTAGCTATTTGTTTCTTGTGTTTAACAGCATTTAATGGTTTGATTCTCTTATTAACGCTATTTACTGCTTTTAGAGTCAATAAAATTGCTGAACGCAAAACTACCTTTGCTCAGTTAGTAAATGGTCAAACTATCTATATATCGGAACAAGAACGCAATTGGCGTTATCCAGCAGTAATTCAAAAAGTTGTTAGTGATTGGACAATGCTAACATTTAATTGGGATAATAAATTGGTAGGAACTGAAGAAACAGATCCGGGTATTCAAGTTGGTAAAAAACGCATTCCTACTAATACTTGGTTTGCTTCTTTACTATTAGAACCAAAATTTGCTCAAGCTTCTTTACCAAAAATTGCTGAATTAGTTCCAACGAGTGTTTTTACAGGTCAGCTTCGTAGTACAACAATTATTTCCTATTTATCAGAACCAAGAGCAATTAGATTAGGGGAATGGGAAATTGATATGATTGCTACTCGTATTTTAGTTGACCGTTCTACTGGTAGAGATGAACGTATTCCTTTTAATAGGACATTTACCGTTCAAGCAGTAGAAATTCCCCGTTCTCCACTCGGAAAAGATGCTTCTTTAATAGAACAGAAAATTTATGAAATGCGTTCATCAGGGTTACAAATTACTAAAATGGTTGAGTTTAATACTCAGCAACGTCGTTAAAAAATAAGCAATCAGCTATCAGCTAATAACAAGAATAATAAATATAGAAATAATATTTGATTTTTGATAGCTTGATTGGCATAACCATACAAACCCGGATTTCTCACCAAAATTCTCAAAACTTTATAAAATCTAGATTCTGGATTTTCACACTGCTACAGAAATCATCCCATGAAAAACCCATGAAACTATTTCTTTGTAAGGGTTTGAAAGACTACGATTACATTGTTTATGAGAAATGCAGGACAAAACCTCCGTACACCTAAATCATCTAAAACATTTTTACCTGCTGCCTCTTAGCTGCTTACACAAGTATTTATGGCTACGCCACGCAAGCTATCAGAAATCAAACCGGATTCCTCTATTAATCTGAAGTTTTTTGTGAATTTAATCAAAATTCAGTGACATTTTAATAAATAAAAAAAATAAAAATCATGGAAAATATAAATCAGAATCAAGAATTTAATTCCCACAATGGTAATTCTACCAATTATTCCTTAGAATCTAATACTAATAACGGTCATCATCGTTCTATCCAAACCACTATAGAAGATGAAGAAATTATTAGTCCTGAAGAGGAACAAATGCTGGCAGGGTATAACCCTAATGCAACTGGGCTTATTTCTCAAGAATATCGCTTGAAACAGGATGAAGAAAAAGCAATAGAGCGACCTTTAACAGAAAAACCAGGTGTCCGTCTTGTTTTTGTAGTCGGTTTGGTAGGAATGGTTATTGGTTCTGGTTCATTGCTTTGGTTTGGATTTTTACAACCTAAACCTCCCGTTAAACAAGCTGTGAAAACTAATAATTCATTGCCAACTAGCGAACCTAATTTAGATGAATCTGCTGAACTAAAAAGTAGATTAGCTTTTCAAGACCAACAGCAACAACTTCAAGTAGAACCAGTTCCCACTACTTCCCCAAGTCAAACACCAAAACCAGAACCAATAACAAATCCATCCGTTAGGCCAGTACGTCAAACTGTTCCACCACGCACGACTGCTGTTAGAGTTGCTCAACCTGCACCTGTAATTAGAAGAAATCCTGTTCCAACTCCTTTTAATTCACGTATCAAATATACTCCTCCACCAACACAAAAATCAATAGAAAAATTAGTAGAAACTCCTGAAAATCTTGCTGATGTTTTACGAAAATGGAAGCAATTATCTAGTTTGGGAGAGTCACAAATTAGTAAATCAATTCAAGAAAAAACTACACCAACTAATCAAAATTCTAAAACCTTAAAACCAAGTACATCAATGCTTGAAGAAACTGAACTAAAAACAGTTTTGATTGGTTCTAAAAACGTTGACAATCAAACTGATTTAACACCGGGTATGATGGGTATTCTCAACCGTACTCCTGTTGATTTAATCAATGCCAATACAAGCAACAATAAGGATGTAGCACTGGGTACATCAGCTTCGGCTAAAGTGATCATGCCGATGATTTGGGATGAAGGTGGTAAAAATGCTAATGACCGCTTTGCTGTGGAGTTAACTAAACCTCTCAAAGCTACAGATGGTACGGTTGCGTTTCCTGCTGGTACTGTTGTGGTTGCTAAAACTACATCTGTAAGTAAGAGTAATTTGGTTTCGGCTACTGCGATCGCTCTAGTTTATCCTAATTCCCAAGGTACGGTTAAACAGGAAACAATACCGGCTAATACATTATTAATTCGGGGTGGAAACAAACGCCCATTACTTGCTCAAAAGCTGCATGATGCAGGGTCAGATATTGCCAAACAAGATTTATTAGTGGGATTACTTAGTAGTTTGGGAAGAGTGGGTAGTATAGTTAATCAACCCCGCACGCAATCTAGCACTGTTGTTTCTGGTGGTAGTTTTAATCAAAGTACGGTTACTACTAATGCTGACCCGCAGATATGGGCTGCTGTATTGGAGGGATTTTTTGATCCATTGAGCGATCGCTTATCGAGACGTTCTGATCAAGCAGTGCAAGAATTGTTGCAACGTCCTAATATTCAGTATTTACCTGAAGGTATGGAGGTTTCAGTTGTTGTTAATAATTTCTTGAAAGTTGAAAGGTAAGCATTCAGCTATCAGTAATCAGTAATCAGTAGTCAGTTTGCACATATAGGGAGACAGGTTTTTCATAAAGTCAGAATCTTACAAAAATCCACAAGTTTTGATGAGAGAAATTTACAGGCTTGTATTTGTGTTTAATAGCCTATTGCTGACGGCTTACAATCAAAAGTTTTAAATCAAAATCTCAAATTAATATGAAAGTATTTGCTGTAAATATCATTGCCAATAGTGTATTATTGTTTAGTGGAATAGTCCCTGTTGTCCAAGCACAAACTCCTGCTTATCGCTTGATTGAAAGGGA carries:
- a CDS encoding TrbI/VirB10 family protein, encoding MENINQNQEFNSHNGNSTNYSLESNTNNGHHRSIQTTIEDEEIISPEEEQMLAGYNPNATGLISQEYRLKQDEEKAIERPLTEKPGVRLVFVVGLVGMVIGSGSLLWFGFLQPKPPVKQAVKTNNSLPTSEPNLDESAELKSRLAFQDQQQQLQVEPVPTTSPSQTPKPEPITNPSVRPVRQTVPPRTTAVRVAQPAPVIRRNPVPTPFNSRIKYTPPPTQKSIEKLVETPENLADVLRKWKQLSSLGESQISKSIQEKTTPTNQNSKTLKPSTSMLEETELKTVLIGSKNVDNQTDLTPGMMGILNRTPVDLINANTSNNKDVALGTSASAKVIMPMIWDEGGKNANDRFAVELTKPLKATDGTVAFPAGTVVVAKTTSVSKSNLVSATAIALVYPNSQGTVKQETIPANTLLIRGGNKRPLLAQKLHDAGSDIAKQDLLVGLLSSLGRVGSIVNQPRTQSSTVVSGGSFNQSTVTTNADPQIWAAVLEGFFDPLSDRLSRRSDQAVQELLQRPNIQYLPEGMEVSVVVNNFLKVER